The Hyalangium gracile genome includes a window with the following:
- a CDS encoding helix-turn-helix domain-containing protein, with product MYRLCDRGPLPHIRISNSIRVNVEALEQFLREHTEQGP from the coding sequence GTGTACCGCCTGTGCGACCGGGGCCCACTGCCCCACATCCGCATCTCCAACTCGATCCGAGTCAACGTGGAAGCCTTGGAGCAGTTCCTGAGGGAGCACACAGAGCAAGGGCCGTAG
- a CDS encoding glycoside hydrolase family protein: MAPDYPGGPAGENSVVGMIDGHVAAATDSEGRERTFLLTKVDGNGLQWKDPATGQPRKAPTPILSHEFRQDADGRIELLGPAKVLLTNGPHHDGLIEGQFVVHENGQSYLIYSAGFFGNSQYRTYIAKLDLLSNSVRDERILIDSHSSALGGQWNGPGHPAFVRVGEGLHAMSLHVWRNGTEYSQYGD, encoded by the coding sequence GTGGCGCCCGACTATCCGGGTGGGCCCGCCGGGGAGAACTCCGTCGTCGGCATGATTGACGGCCACGTGGCCGCGGCCACCGACTCGGAGGGCCGGGAGCGGACGTTCCTGCTCACCAAGGTGGATGGCAACGGGCTGCAGTGGAAGGACCCGGCAACGGGGCAGCCGCGCAAGGCCCCCACGCCCATCCTCTCGCACGAGTTCCGGCAGGATGCCGACGGCCGCATCGAGCTCCTGGGCCCGGCGAAGGTCCTGCTCACCAACGGGCCCCACCACGATGGCCTGATCGAAGGCCAGTTCGTGGTGCACGAGAACGGCCAGTCGTACCTCATCTACAGCGCGGGCTTCTTCGGCAACTCCCAGTACCGCACGTACATCGCGAAGCTCGACCTGCTCTCCAACAGCGTGCGAGACGAGCGCATCCTCATCGACAGCCACAGCTCCGCGCTCGGAGGCCAGTGGAACGGCCCGGGCCATCCCGCCTTCGTGAGGGTGGGGGAGGGGCTCCATGCGATGTCCCTGCACGTGTGGCGCAACGGCACCGAATACAGCCAGTACGGAGATTAG
- the dbpB gene encoding DGQHR domain-containing protein DpdB, whose amino-acid sequence MAKTRELRLPALQVKQGPKRMLYVFSVDGKLVHRFSTISRVRRDEEGELRGYQRPEVLSHIDEIKRFIEGPSPMIPNAVVLAFNSSVHFDPAGSEFHPEGYSRPGTLRIPFEEDMLDEDKPAFVVDGQQRLAAVRDSSLDSFPLSVVAFITDDVSEQTDQFILVNSTKPLAKGLVYELLPNTESRLPSSLLKKRFPSQLLNILNAKRHSPFRGLIQTPTNPSGIIKDNSILRMLENSLNEGVLYRFRSDDGAGGAIDPMVTILCAYWGAVSDVFPEAWAKPPKKSRLMHGAGILSMGLLMDTIADRYRNRIHLKRELFAQDLTPLKEVCRWTDGFWDLGPGQKLKWNEIENTPSDIKQLSAYLLDKYKELVWDANHPSERRARGG is encoded by the coding sequence ATGGCGAAAACGCGTGAGCTTCGGCTCCCCGCGCTTCAGGTGAAGCAAGGGCCGAAGCGGATGTTGTACGTCTTCTCCGTAGACGGGAAACTGGTCCACCGCTTCTCGACCATCTCTCGTGTGAGAAGGGATGAGGAAGGGGAGCTTCGCGGCTACCAACGGCCCGAGGTCCTTTCTCACATCGACGAGATCAAGCGATTCATCGAGGGCCCCAGCCCGATGATTCCCAATGCGGTCGTGCTGGCCTTCAATTCTAGCGTGCACTTCGATCCGGCGGGTTCGGAGTTCCATCCCGAGGGGTACTCCCGCCCTGGAACCCTGCGCATCCCCTTCGAGGAGGACATGCTCGATGAGGACAAACCGGCTTTTGTCGTGGATGGGCAGCAGCGGCTTGCCGCAGTCCGCGATTCGAGCCTCGACTCATTCCCGCTGAGCGTGGTGGCCTTCATCACGGACGATGTGTCCGAGCAGACCGACCAGTTCATCCTGGTCAACTCCACCAAGCCGCTCGCGAAGGGCCTGGTCTATGAGCTGCTCCCCAACACCGAGTCGCGTCTCCCGTCGAGCCTGCTCAAGAAGCGCTTCCCGTCCCAGCTCCTCAACATCCTCAATGCCAAGAGGCATTCACCCTTCCGCGGTCTCATCCAGACGCCCACGAACCCCAGTGGCATCATCAAGGACAACTCCATCTTGAGGATGCTGGAGAACAGCCTGAACGAGGGGGTCCTTTACCGCTTTCGCTCGGATGATGGGGCGGGAGGGGCCATCGATCCGATGGTCACCATCCTGTGCGCCTACTGGGGGGCCGTCAGTGATGTCTTCCCCGAAGCTTGGGCAAAACCACCCAAGAAGTCACGGCTCATGCATGGTGCCGGCATCCTGAGCATGGGCCTGCTCATGGACACCATCGCTGACCGGTATCGGAACCGGATCCACCTCAAGCGGGAGTTGTTTGCCCAGGATCTGACGCCCCTGAAGGAGGTGTGCAGGTGGACCGATGGGTTTTGGGATTTGGGGCCAGGGCAAAAGCTCAAGTGGAACGAGATCGAGAACACGCCCTCCGATATCAAGCAGCTCTCCGCGTACCTCCTCGACAAGTACAAGGAACTCGTCTGGGATGCGAACCATCCGTCCGAGCGGCGAGCGCGCGGCGGGTAA